The DNA segment TTTTTGTCGAGACATTCTCTATCAAATTGCACCTCGCACGGTTTCCATTGATGAAACTGTCAATCGCGTCGTTCTGTGTGACACGGCTCCATCTTGTTGGATGCTGTCAGGAGTTTCTGGGTTGCATTGAATTGGAGAAATTTTGTACGGAAAGATGTAGATACAGTTTTGCGAGGGCGTGAGAATCGTGTTCGTGTCGGTCGTGAAATGGGATATTttgaaaacgaaattaaaaagtttatgggctacaaaaaataaaaataaaaaatggggAAGTAAAAATAGTACAACTACCTGTTAATACGTCGTGATTTGAGAAAGAAATAGTTTGTGTTGACCTTTGCGTTTGTAAcgatagttttttaaatacataactTGTTTAGAAATTTTTCCGTTTGGATGGGATAACATTCATTGTGATTCGGTCGATTCGTGACGTTTGTCGTCGTCGTCACACGTAACAGACTTTATTAATTTGCATCCATTCACTTACGTAACGTCTATATTTGAACTCTTCGTACTCTGTTTGTTTTGATTGCATCATGATCACCATCACCGTTTGGGCGTCCGTTTCGTCACCTTTCGTTTTCTGTTCGCAGTAATAAAGCCATCGCTGATTACCTCGGTAGTAATGGTTACATGAACGCTTTGGAGGCTTTCAAGAAGGAAACCGACATGCCAGGCGAGCTGGAAAGGAAGTTCGGCGGTCTCCTCGAAAAGAAGTGGACCTCCGTGATAAGGCTCCAGAAGAAGGTGATGGAGCTCGAATCGAAACTTCACGAAGCCGAAAAGGAATACATCGAAGGGGCGCCGACGAGGGGCAAGAGAAGTCCGGCGGAGTGGATACCCCGACCCCCGGAGAAATTCTGCCTCACCGGTTGGTTGAAGTTTTTTCGTCCCTCACGGTCCCCCAGATCTGGGTCCGCTCGAGTTGTTGTGGTTCTGATTTGGGTGTTTGTTCGACAGGACACAGGGCACCGGTGACCCGCGTCATTTTCCATCCGATGTTCAGCTTGTTCGTGTCGACCAGCGAGGACGCCACCATCAAGGTGTGGGATTTCGAAACGGGGGAGTACGAGAGGACCCTGAAAGGTCACTCGGATGCCGTCCAGGACGTCGCTTTCGACGCTTCGGGCAAGCTGTTGGTCTCTTGCAGCGCAGACATGTCCATCAAACTGTGGGATTTCCACCAGAGCTACGAGTGCATGAGGACCATGCTGGGTCACGACCACAACATCTCCAGCGTGGCGTTCATGCCGGGAGGCGATCTGATCGTCTCCTCCAGCAGGGACAAGACCATCAAGATGTGGGAGGTGTCGACGGGGTACTGCGTCAAGACCTTCGCGGGACACAAAGACTGGGTAAGGGGAGGGAAAAGTCATTTCGCAGATCGATCCTCAAGAAAGTACGACGGGTCGTGAAGACCAAAAGGGCTGTCGTGGATTGATCCGTACTGGTGTAGTTGTTAATTGTCACCGGCAGTTTTGTTTTGgtgtagttttttttataattgtgtTTTGTCGTTTTAGGTGAGGGTGGTGAGGCCGTCCCCGGACGGCACCTTCTTGGCCAGCTGTTCCAACGACCAGACCGTGAGGGTGTGGCACGTGTACTCGAAGGAGTGTAGGGCCGAGCTGAGGGCGCACGACCACGTGGTGGAGTTTATCGCCTGGGCCCCGGAGTCGGCAACGAACGCGATCAACGAAGCCGCAGGGGTGGACAACAAGAAGGGGGCCCACATGGGCCCGTTCCTGGCGTCGTGCTCGAGGGACAAGACGATCCGGTGAGTGCGAAGATGGCGGTGGTGCGACCATCGACTGACCATTTTGCATTTCAGGATGTGGGACGTGGGGGCAGGCGTGGCGCTGTTCGTGCTGACGGGCCACGACAACTGGGTGAGGGGCGCCGTGTTCCACCCCGGCGGTAAATTCTTAGTGTCGGTTAGTGACGACAAAACTTTGAGAGTTTGGGATTTGAGGAACAAGCGCTGTTTAAAGACGTTAGAGGCTCACAAACATTTTTGTACGTCTGTAGGTAGGTAGAGGCGGCGGCGTGTGAGAGGAGGGGTGGTTGTTAATCGGTCAGTTTGCAGATTTCCACAGATCACATCCTTACGTGATTTCGGGAAGTGTAGATCTAACGGTGAAAGTGTGGGAATGCCGTTAAGTCGATGGCCCAGGATGGAGTCGTGCTAATGTAATGGAAACATAAAAGAACTCAAAAGTGACTTTCAGTCGGTTGGTGtgcataatttaattatttaagcCAAAACTTTTATTCTGTTACATAAAGGTTTTATTTAGTGCAAATATTTCAGTTATTTAACTAATTTCATTCTTTTGTGATTTTGTCGCATTAACTGTTAATACACAGAAAGAttacattatttaataacGTATTTAAGGTCTGTAGTTCTTGTTTTCCTCCCTAGAGGCACTCTTGTAGTTTCCGTCTTGATCTAGAACAAATACGTTTTGTTAGTTTCGTTACATCGGGAATTTTTCCTCCTTTATTTATGTGATATTTTGAAGAAACTGCAAGTTTGTTAACTGATAGTTATTCTTATAAATGCTTCAGATATTTAAAAGGCAACGGATAATAACATAGTGCGTTGAAATTATTACTGACGTTCATCATTGGTttattgttgattttgtttCGTGTTTGAGTCTCAGTGATAGTTTCAAAAGCGTAGAGCTTCTTCATTCAGTTCAGTAAAGCATCTTAGATCatgaattaatatttatagCGAGAATTAGAATTGAGAAATTAATATCTGTCGtttggtattaattttaaaatttttgtgacagtCGCAGTTACTAGTAAGTAATAATATAATCCTTCAATGTAGATCTTGAAAATGTATATTGCACAACTGTTTCCGCTTCGATcatcaaaaatttcagttctcTTCGCAAAGTCGACCTTTGTACATATGTTTtcggtagatttttttttttgttctgtaAAAATACTCATTTGAAGTGTATTTTCGTAACGAGCaagatgtttatttttttatttccggTGTGTCACAACACCCTCGTTCTGTTGGTCGGTTCAGTTTCAGATTTTCAGTCGTTTGTACCAAATCGCTTGCTTTATGATGTATAATGGCACAATGTTCATATATAGCCTTTAAATTGTCTTTTTGAGTAGATTTTGTGAATATTTTCTTctgtatataaaataaaattgtctctCCTTAACAACTACGTTTATTTCCCAAACTTAAAACTGAAACGAAAAAGTCTAGACCCCGTCCCGTTCGCAAAACGAAGAACTTGCGAATTCCTAAACTACGAAAGCGCACCATTGTCCCTCATCATGAGCAAGAAACGATCTAAAAAAAGAATTGTCAATGATTTTGCACGTTGCGTTTATGTTTGGAAGTGTTGTCCTGTTGAACTCTGACCAATCGGTGGCTGAAAATagattattacattttttatcgatGAGGACTACCTAGAACCACTTTACATTATTATCACTATCTTAAACATTTTGCAAGTGCTGTCGAATCTCGAGATTCAGTAGATCTCTCGGCACGTTGCGCAATGGACAAATTCGTATTAATTTTGACCACTTTTGTCGTCACAAGTTTACGTAAGTGCattccaaattaaaaactgaCAAGATGGCGTCTACCTGTCACTTATTTGTGCAGCACTAATTGCAATatgcaacaaaaatgaaaatccgTGCGTggacaattattacaaatGGCGCCTGATCGGGGGGCAGACCGCCCAACCCGGTGAGTTCCCCTTCATGGCCAACCTTCGCAACGAGTCTAACGGCTTCTGGGGAGGCGCCTCCATCATCTCCAACAAGTGGCTAGTGACAGCAGCACACTGCGTCTATGGGTAGCAAAAATCTACAATGTGTCGTTTGCCTGAAACTGGTTTTGTAGGTACACCCCCGCAAACTTGTCAGTAGAAGTGGGCAGCAATCTACTGTCGACAGGCGGCACCCCCCACAAACTCCGCACTATTGTCATCAACCCCAACTACGACCCCGTCACTGCGGAGAATGACATAGCTCTTCTGGAGCTCGAAAACGAGATCATTTTCGATTCTTTGACCCAGCCGATTGAGCTAGGACCCGGTGTGGAGAACGATTCGAGTGTGGTGTTGGGTTGGGGGCTGGTGCAGTGGGGTGTGTACCCCGACGAGTTGCAGTTTTTACCTACGAGGGTGACACCTGTTGAGGAATGCGCCATCTATTGGGAGTCTCTGGTGGATACCCAAGTTTGCGCTTTCAGCAAGGACGGACAAGGGGTGTGTTGTGGGGATTCAGGGGGGCCGCTGGTCTCGTCTGAGGGGAAGCTCGTAGGGATTGTGTCTTATGGAGTTCCGTGTGCTGTAGGGTCGCCGGATATTTATACCCGCTTGTCTGCTTTCAGCGACTGGATCACTCAAAGTAcccaaactgtcaaaatttgaataaatgacatttgACACATTTTACGTGTTGTTTTGTTTCCTCTTCCCTTGCGTATTAtcgttggaaaaaaatgttaattcttCGAAAAAATACCGTACTCTGTGTGTAAAACTCTGTTTCATCGATCATGTATTTAATTAGAGAAATGTGGATTTTTCGATTAAAATGTCAccgttgccaacctaaaaaatGCGGTTTTTTACCAAATCGCAAGAAACGAAAaggtcaaaaaaattgtatattattttttttatacagcgCGAGGAATACATTTTGGTCGTCAGTGCcaactgaaaaatattggtattTTTTGTTCCACACACGACATTAtgtcggttatgtttatatttttatctttgagggtaaatttcaaatttacattCTTCACTTCacttcattgttaccaacagattctcttgatcacaccgtaacccaaatccaaaaaataccaatcataatcaagacggtaatcataatTGACATAATTGACAATAAAGTAtagtttacaattttttttgaagtgacagaagttgacggctaaaattttttggccgccataatGATTGGTCaagacttttttaaattatatacaTACTTAGCACTTTAATAAAGTAAACATTATTTCGTAATTATCTAATTTTATTCCAATGTAGGTATTACCTTATATTTGATTTGATCAATACAATTTAAGAAAGAGCAAAGAGAACATGGTAATgaccgtggagggagaaaagactggagatggcactaattcaaataagtgtacccgcccgcgaaaactacagagtcataaaaggtttctgaatatagACGCTAGGCCAATGGCTTCCTTCGCGTTCCTTCCAGGCGCATtgtgcttctttatctagcgcattgtggactgggtcataaaaggttgttgcacgtgcttttagagggttcggatttttaacatgggcagcataggaaatgccatctccagtcttttctccctccacggtaATGActaatgacaattaatgtcatacaaaatTAGTAGGTTATGCCCGTTTCACCCTATTGTAGACCACTTTCCATTCTGTCAAAGAATGACAATCTCAATTTATTGCTCGTATATTTGCGCTAATTTCGCTGTTGCTATGTTCGTTGCTGCTAATTTGTTACAAAATCCAGTTTTGTCTCCTCTTCATCTTGATCTTGTGTCCGTTTCTAGCTTTGGTCATCACACTAACATCCAACTGGATGTCCGCCACAGACTTATATGGCGTGGAAACTAATCTATACTGTCTCAAAATTATGGCCAGTGCAGTTTTCATCGACAGCATCGCATATCTTTTCCCTGAAACAAATCCATTTTTCACTGTTTCCTATGAGTCCTACATACCAACCTATGCAATCCCTGGGCCCCGCACTGAAAGGCAAATAGCAATACTTATGTCTGTTTGCCACTTCTTCTGGCAGAAATCTGTCAGGATCGAATTTGAGAGGATCCTTCCAAAAGCGAGGGTTCCGGTGTAGCGACAATATGGGAATCAACACCGTCGATCCTATCGGTAGAGTGTGCTCTCCTAGAAGCTTTCGTAACAATTTGCCCCGacagtttcattttttaccTAGCTGGACGTCGGTGTCGAGTTGACGAGCTACACCTGGCACCACCGGAAACAGTCTCATAGTTTCTTTGATGACACGTTCCAAATAAACCATCTCGCTCAGATCTTCGGCTTGCGGAGGTCTACTACCATCAAGAATTGCAACAATCTCGTCGTAGACTTTGTCCTGCACGTCTTGGTGCATGGCTAGCATCACTAAGATGTAACTTTGGATAAGAGCAGTTGTTTCGCTGCCCCCAAAAATCAACACGCTCACTTCTTCCATCAGTTCCTGATTGGTCCACTTCTGCTCTTTGTCTGTGATGTCGATCAAGTGGTCGAGGAACACTTTTCGTTTGGGTATGAGACCGTCATCTGCAAAATCTCTCGTATTTGGTGCACACTCCTTTCAACTCCTCTTTACCTTCATCTATGGTTGGCAACGTCACATTCTGCTTCCTCTTGGTTTCGACTATCTagaattgacaagtgacggtCGAGTCAGGTCAGAATATTGTTCTTACTCCTCCGATGTAGTCGAAGAGGCCGGTTGAGATAGAAATGAATTCTTTGTGCAACGACGTGAGCTTCCAGATAAAATCCGCATGGAGCCAAAAAAAGAAGAGTCGACGAGTTAGCAGACTTTGAACCCTGCAAGGGACAAAAGAGTAGTCTACATGTATCGACATTGACATCCTTACCTCGTCAACCAATCCCTGTACTTTCTAGTACCTTTCATCTCCCTCACTTCGGTCCCCAATGACGTCTCTACAATTCacgaaaaaacattattttgtacaagCTTCAGGGCTTTTTTACCGCAAATCATATTTAAGGTGGTCTGGAACAATATCGGGAACACATCGACGTGGCGATTGCCGCAACAGACCTCCAACTTGTCGACCAAAACCCCATTGTGTTCGACAAATATGttcaaaaatgagtttaaTATTTTCGGGTTGAATGTCAAACTGATGGTCCTGCGGTGGCGCTTCCAGATACTCACTGCAACAAATCTCTAAAACATTCAGATTTTAAAACGAGTTTGTAGACCTGGCGCCAGGAGCAATCCATCCCCCAGAACTTCCTTTCCAAACTTGTAGAACCACGCTTTTTCCAGAGAGTTATTCAGTACCAGTTCTATGTCTTTTGGGTTTGCAgcgattgcaaaaaaatgtgtacCCAACCACAGTTTCGACACTGACTGACACTTGTCGAAAATCTTCATCAGTCTATCCAGAAAGACTAAAAACAACTGGATTTGTTCCTGTCAAGAGTGGATCAATCTGGTACCTTCTTGTCCTCCGATGAATAGGTGAGCGCTTCCGATCAAAGGAAAGGCGAAAGGTCCGTCCAGTTTCGACGCGTAATAATAGAGCCATCGCCGCCCCCACAAGAATTTAATCACGTAGATTATGATGGCACTCGAAAAAATCGACAACAGCAGAACTGTTACACTTGTGCTTTGAAGTGGTACCATTTTAGCAGAATTTGATAACGACTGGTCTGCAACATTTTATAGCTTCTCGAATTCGACCAAATTACGTGTAATTGTAGTTTAATGAGAACAAGGTCCCAAGAGATACCTACTGAAcgtgactttttttttgttttcctgAGTCTAAACTAATAACAAATTAGTTTCAAggttttcaaaatgaaacagATATTTCATAATAAGTCTAATAATTATAACCGGGCAACTTGtccaaacatttttcaatgacatcTAATTTCGATAGGTTGGTAATGGGTTTAAATGTCACTTGTCACACATGATTATTTTTTAGGTAACTTCTTACGTCAGTATTTTGAGTGTAGTTGGTAGTCATTGTTATATAATTAATCTGTtcgttttttgacaaacaacaaTTACGattgtttaaaagattaagggccagtttatagaaagagaattaaatatttaattcgagttaaattttaatgtgcgattaacccatgaatccgaaacttcgattcgTTCACTtcgatcacgtgttcagttaatctcgcatttgattacgattaacttaatttagcTTCTGTAAACTAGCCCTAGGGgtcagtttacagaagcgaaattaagttaatcgtaatcaaatacgagattaactgaacacgtgatcagattgaaccaatcgaagtttcggattcatggattaatcgcacattaaaatttaattcgaattaaacatttaattctctttctataaactggccctaagggtcagtttacagaagcgaaattaactTAATCGTAATCACCATGTCGTCCGCATACGCCAAACCATTCGCCCTCTTTCTCTCCCACCTTCACCTTGTTTCTCGTTCTCGCATATATCTCCTCGACCTTCCGCACCAGCCATTCACTTATTCCTCTTTCTCTCATACattcaaacattttcactctgtCAACCTTGTCGAACGCCGCCTTGAAGTCTATGAACAATGCGTACATCCTCCCCCCTTTCTTCCTCAATTCGTTCCTTGCTAAATGGTCCAGGATGTACACATTGTCCACAGTACCCCTTCCCTTTCTGAACCCTGCCTGACTATCCGGCAACACTCCCTTTTCCTCGATTTCCCTCTTCATCCTTTCGCTCAAAACAGACGCATACAACTTATACCCCGTGTTCAGGAGAGTTATTCCTCGGTAGTTTTCCGCTCTATTTTTCTcgccttttttaaaaattgggcaGATTACGCCTTCTCTCCAGTCCGCCGGGAATCCCTCTCCTCTCCATACCCCATTCATCAGTTCAATCATTCTCTCTACCATTCTTTCAGTCCCATACATCCACGCTTCATTTTGCACCCCGTCCCGTCCCGGTGCCTTTCTCTTTTGCAAGTGTCTTATGTGTCTTCCCACCTCTTCCGCTGTGATTTCTGTTTCTTCCATCACCGTCTGCTTCTCTTTCCTTTGTGTTCCCACCTTTCCTTCTTCTTTCCTCCCTTCCAGCAGTTTCATGAAGTACTCTTCCCATTCTTGTATTGTTATTTTCTCGCTCACTGGTTCCTTTTTCTTCCTCTCTCTGTTTATGTATTTCCACACCTCCCTCTCTgttcttatttcttttatctCTTTCTCCTCCCTTTCCCTCTTCTGCTTCTTCTTCTCTCTACATCTCTCTCTGTATCTTCTTTTCGCTTCTAGGAATCTGCT comes from the Tenebrio molitor chromosome 9, icTenMoli1.1, whole genome shotgun sequence genome and includes:
- the Lis-1 gene encoding lissencephaly-1 homolog yields the protein MKMVLSQRQREELNKAIADYLGSNGYMNALEAFKKETDMPGELERKFGGLLEKKWTSVIRLQKKVMELESKLHEAEKEYIEGAPTRGKRSPAEWIPRPPEKFCLTGHRAPVTRVIFHPMFSLFVSTSEDATIKVWDFETGEYERTLKGHSDAVQDVAFDASGKLLVSCSADMSIKLWDFHQSYECMRTMLGHDHNISSVAFMPGGDLIVSSSRDKTIKMWEVSTGYCVKTFAGHKDWVRVVRPSPDGTFLASCSNDQTVRVWHVYSKECRAELRAHDHVVEFIAWAPESATNAINEAAGVDNKKGAHMGPFLASCSRDKTIRMWDVGAGVALFVLTGHDNWVRGAVFHPGGKFLVSVSDDKTLRVWDLRNKRCLKTLEAHKHFCTSVDFHRSHPYVISGSVDLTVKVWECR
- the LOC138139075 gene encoding chymotrypsin-1-like, with amino-acid sequence MDKFVLILTTFVVTSLPLIAICNKNENPCVDNYYKWRLIGGQTAQPGEFPFMANLRNESNGFWGGASIISNKWLVTAAHCVYGYTPANLSVEVGSNLLSTGGTPHKLRTIVINPNYDPVTAENDIALLELENEIIFDSLTQPIELGPGVENDSSVVLGWGLVQWGVYPDELQFLPTRVTPVEECAIYWESLVDTQVCAFSKDGQGVCCGDSGGPLVSSEGKLVGIVSYGVPCAVGSPDIYTRLSAFSDWITQSTQTVKI
- the LOC138138612 gene encoding cytochrome P450 4C1-like — its product is MVPLQSTSVTVLLLSIFSSAIIIYVIKFLWGRRWLYYYASKLDGPFAFPLIGSAHLFIGGQEVFLDRLMKIFDKCQSVSKLWLGTHFFAIAANPKDIELVLNNSLEKAWFYKFGKEVLGDGLLLAPVSIWKRHRRTISLTFNPKILNSFLNIFVEHNGVLVDKLEVCCGNRHVDVFPILFQTTLNMICETSLGTEVREMKGTRKYRDWLTRVQSLLTRRLFFFWLHADFIWKLTSLHKEFISISTGLFDYIGGIVETKRKQNVTLPTIDEDDGLIPKRKVFLDHLIDITDKEQKWTNQELMEEVSVLIFGGSETTALIQSYILVMLAMHQDVQDKVYDEIVAILDGSRPPQAEDLSEMVYLERVIKETMRLFPVVPGVARQLDTDVQLGEHTLPIGSTVLIPILSLHRNPRFWKDPLKFDPDRFLPEEVANRHKYCYLPFSAGPRDCIGKRYAMLSMKTALAIILRQYRLVSTPYKSVADIQLDVSVMTKARNGHKIKMKRRQNWIL